In the Apteryx mantelli isolate bAptMan1 chromosome 1, bAptMan1.hap1, whole genome shotgun sequence genome, one interval contains:
- the CCDC59 gene encoding thyroid transcription factor 1-associated protein 26 isoform X2: MAAARQGRPGPPAGSAGRGPRRKRPWRPVSLRGALGSLQEGQGFAFQRKQKIQREYRKLLTRERKVGTQRDIQFTDTYPEHLKHLYLAEEEKLKKQRKATNDSILSEEELNKAEAEKRKQQREEAQRLYKQKKLEAYKILSKKTKKGQPNLNLQMEFLLQKIQKNT, translated from the exons atggcggcggcgcggcagggcaggccgggcccgccggcggggagcgcgggccgcggcccccgccgcaaGCGGCCCTGGAGGCCGGTGTCGCTCCGCGGCGCCTTGGGGAGCCTCCAGGAGG GACAAGGATTTGCATTTCAGAGGAAACAAAAGATCCAAAGAGAATACAGAAAACTGTTAACAAGGGAAAGAAAGGTTGGGACACAACGGGATATTCAGTTTACCGATACTTATCCAGAGCACTTGAAACATCTCTACCTAGCTGAAGAAGAGAAGCTTAAGAAACAGCGCAAGGCTACAAATGACTCCATTTTGTCAGAAGAAGAACTTAATAAAGCG gaagctgaaaaaagaaaacaacaaagagAAGAAGCTCAACGGTTGtacaagcaaaagaaactggaagCTTATAAAATATTGAGTAAGAAGACCAAAAAAGGACAGCCAAATCTAAACTTGCAGATGgaatttcttcttcagaaaatacaaaaaaatacataa
- the CCDC59 gene encoding thyroid transcription factor 1-associated protein 26 isoform X1, whose product MAAARQGRPGPPAGSAGRGPRRKRPWRPVSLRGALGSLQEGQGFAFQRKQKIQREYRKLLTRERKVGTQRDIQFTDTYPEHLKHLYLAEEEKLKKQRKATNDSILSEEELNKAVEPVTTERKFKKKMSNQKTKEEYEKIKAERARKKEEAEKRKQQREEAQRLYKQKKLEAYKILSKKTKKGQPNLNLQMEFLLQKIQKNT is encoded by the exons atggcggcggcgcggcagggcaggccgggcccgccggcggggagcgcgggccgcggcccccgccgcaaGCGGCCCTGGAGGCCGGTGTCGCTCCGCGGCGCCTTGGGGAGCCTCCAGGAGG GACAAGGATTTGCATTTCAGAGGAAACAAAAGATCCAAAGAGAATACAGAAAACTGTTAACAAGGGAAAGAAAGGTTGGGACACAACGGGATATTCAGTTTACCGATACTTATCCAGAGCACTTGAAACATCTCTACCTAGCTGAAGAAGAGAAGCTTAAGAAACAGCGCAAGGCTACAAATGACTCCATTTTGTCAGAAGAAGAACTTAATAAAGCGGTAGA GCCAGTTACGACTGAAAGGAAGTTTAAGAAGAAAATGTCCAATCAGAAGACAAAAGAAGAGTATGAGAAAATAAAGGCTGAACGTGCCAGGAAGAAAGAG gaagctgaaaaaagaaaacaacaaagagAAGAAGCTCAACGGTTGtacaagcaaaagaaactggaagCTTATAAAATATTGAGTAAGAAGACCAAAAAAGGACAGCCAAATCTAAACTTGCAGATGgaatttcttcttcagaaaatacaaaaaaatacataa